In Synergistaceae bacterium, one DNA window encodes the following:
- a CDS encoding DNA-binding protein translates to MEKLFLTSREVADILNVSQQKAYQIIRELNEKLAEQGFLTLRGRINKQYFMEQIYKAKEEK, encoded by the coding sequence ATGGAGAAATTATTCCTAACTTCTAGAGAAGTAGCCGATATACTAAACGTTTCGCAGCAAAAAGCTTATCAGATCATTCGTGAACTGAATGAAAAGCTAGCTGAGCAAGGCTTTCTGACTCTTAGGGGGCGTATTAACAAACAGTATTTCATGGAACAAATTTACAAAGCAAAGGAGGAAAAATAA